A region from the Flavobacteriales bacterium genome encodes:
- the rplT gene encoding 50S ribosomal protein L20, translated as MPRATNSPASRARKKKVLKLAKGSFGKRKNVWTVAKNSVEKGLTHAFDGRRLKKRDFRALWIQRINAATRINGMSYSVFMNGLKKNNINLDRKALAEIAYTDMAAFKAIVDKVK; from the coding sequence ATGCCAAGAGCAACCAACAGCCCGGCCAGCCGGGCCCGAAAGAAGAAAGTCCTCAAACTGGCCAAAGGCAGCTTCGGCAAACGCAAGAACGTTTGGACCGTTGCGAAGAACAGCGTGGAGAAAGGCCTCACGCACGCCTTCGATGGCCGCCGCCTGAAGAAGCGCGATTTCCGTGCGCTGTGGATCCAGCGCATCAACGCCGCCACACGCATCAATGGCATGAGCTACAGCGTGTTCATGAACGGCTTGAAGAAGAACAACATCAACCTGGACCGCAAGGCGCTCGCCGAGATCGCCTACACGGACATGGCGGCCTTCAAGGCCATCGTGGACAAGGTGAAGTAA
- a CDS encoding helix-turn-helix transcriptional regulator — MSTAALEKNVEALNDRFIRAMEGLGYTGYSLSKELGTSEAVISNIRNRKNPPNILLVRDLLDRHLDLNPDWLLFGRGEMMRTQPLPRKGQPVPDEMLTKVYDRLTSLEDLFKRSLHAQLERSTIEEESVSALAERVKSLEREVAAVKKTASTKR; from the coding sequence GTGTCGACCGCTGCACTGGAAAAGAATGTCGAGGCCCTGAACGACAGGTTCATACGGGCCATGGAAGGCTTGGGCTATACGGGCTATAGCCTGAGCAAGGAACTGGGGACCTCGGAAGCAGTGATCAGCAACATACGCAACCGCAAGAATCCGCCCAATATCCTGCTCGTGCGCGACCTGCTGGACCGGCATTTGGACCTGAACCCGGATTGGCTGCTGTTCGGCCGTGGGGAGATGATGCGGACCCAACCGCTGCCGCGCAAAGGCCAACCTGTGCCGGATGAGATGCTCACGAAAGTGTATGACCGTCTGACCAGTCTGGAAGACCTGTTCAAACGTTCGCTGCACGCCCAACTGGAACGGAGCACGATAGAAGAAGAGAGCGTTTCCGCCTTGGCGGAACGCGTGAAGAGCTTGGAGCGCGAGGTGGCGGCCGTCAAGAAGACCGCAAGTACCAAGCGTTGA
- the rpmI gene encoding 50S ribosomal protein L35 yields MPKQKSNSGAKKRFKLTGTGEIKRKHAFKNHILTKKEKKRKRGLRKFATVHPTEKKNILALIA; encoded by the coding sequence ATGCCAAAACAAAAGAGCAACAGCGGCGCGAAGAAGCGTTTCAAGCTCACCGGCACCGGTGAGATCAAACGCAAGCACGCATTCAAGAACCACATCCTCACCAAGAAGGAGAAGAAGCGGAAGCGCGGTCTGCGCAAGTTCGCCACGGTGCACCCCACCGAGAAGAAGAACATCCTGGCCCTCATCGCCTGA
- a CDS encoding translation initiation factor IF-3 produces MRKEDPHRTNDRIYGVNQVRVVGENVEQGVFPFADALRMAQELGLDLVEISPTADPPVCRIVDYKKFLYDLKKKQKEIKSKQSVVELKEIRFGPNTDEHDLNFKLAHAKKFLAEGHKVKAFVFFRGRSIVFKERGEILLLKFAQDLEEHGVVESMPKLEGKRMMMFIIPKKKK; encoded by the coding sequence GTGCGCAAGGAAGACCCGCACCGCACGAACGACCGCATTTATGGTGTGAACCAGGTGCGCGTGGTTGGCGAGAACGTTGAACAAGGCGTTTTCCCATTTGCCGATGCCCTGCGGATGGCGCAGGAACTGGGTTTGGACCTGGTGGAGATCAGCCCCACGGCCGATCCACCGGTCTGCCGCATCGTGGATTACAAGAAGTTCCTGTACGACCTCAAGAAGAAGCAGAAGGAGATCAAGAGCAAGCAGAGCGTTGTTGAACTGAAGGAGATCCGCTTCGGGCCCAACACCGACGAGCACGACCTGAACTTCAAGCTGGCGCACGCCAAGAAGTTCCTGGCCGAAGGGCACAAGGTGAAGGCCTTCGTGTTCTTCCGCGGCCGCAGCATCGTGTTCAAGGAGCGGGGCGAGATCCTTCTGCTCAAGTTCGCACAGGACCTGGAGGAGCACGGCGTGGTGGAGAGCATGCCCAAGCTGGAGGGCAAACGCATGATGATGTTCATCATCCCCAAGAAGAAAAAGTAA